In one window of Nicotiana tabacum cultivar K326 chromosome 12, ASM71507v2, whole genome shotgun sequence DNA:
- the LOC107760481 gene encoding glycerol-3-phosphate acyltransferase RAM2-like, which translates to MAITTFPTVDKCASIGREKDTVVADMDGTLLRGRSSFPYFAVVAFEVGGVLRLLFLLLVSPLAGLLYYFVSESAGVQVLIFTTFVGMKVSDIESVARVVLPKFYSRDLHPESWKVFSSCGKRYVLTANPRVMVEAFLKDFLGADIVLGTEIGIYKGRATGFVQKPGVLVGKNKADVLKKTFGETQPEIGLGDRHTDIPFLALCKEGYIVPPKPKVKAVTRDKLPKPIIFHDGRLVQKPTPIMALLIILWIPVGFILACLRIAAGSLLPMPIVYYAFWVLGVRVTVKGIPPPPVRKSGVLFICSHRTLLDPIFLSTALGRPIPAVTYSVSRLSEIISPIKTVRLNRDRALDASMIKKLLQEGDLAICPEGTTCREPFLLRFSALFAELTDELVPVAMVNKMSMFHGTTARGWKGMDPFYFFMNPSPAYEVTFLNKLPYEITCNSGQKSSHEVANYIQRVIAATLSYECTTFTRKDKYRALAGNDGAVVEKPKTKKRIMGC; encoded by the exons ATGGCGATAACAACGTTTCCAACTGTCGATAAATGTGCATCGATAGGGCGCGAAAAGGACACGGTGGTGGCGGACATGGACGGAACTTTGCTTCGAGGCCGAAGCTCTTTCCCTTATTTTGCCGTAGTTGCTTTTGAAGTTGGAGGGGTTTTAAGGTTACTTTTCCTTCTCTTGGTTTCGCCACTGGCTGGACTCCTGTACTATTTCGTCTCGGAGTCTGCAGGAGTCCAAGTTCTTATTTTCACGACGTTTGTAGGAATGAAGGTATCTGATATAGAATCGGTAGCACGTGTAGTGCTAccaaaattctattccagagATCTTCATCCTGAGTCGTGGAAAGTGTTCTCTTCATGTGGGAAACGTTACGTTTTGACTGCTAATCCGAGGGTTATGGTGGAAGCATTCTTAAAGGATTTCTTAGGAGCTGATATAGTTTTAGGGACTGAAATTGGAATTTATAAAGGTAGGGCTACTGGTTTTGTTCAGAAGCCCGGAGTCCTTGTTGGGAAGAATAAAGCTGATGTTCTTAAAAAGACTTTTGGAGAGACTCAACCTGAGATTGGATTGGGTGATCGTCATACTGATATTCCTTTCTTGGCTTTATGCAAA GAGGGCTACATTGTGCCACCAAAACCAAAAGTTAAGGCAGTAACCAGAGACAAACTTCCCAAGCCAATCATTTTCCACGACGGCCGATTAGTTCAAAAGCCAACACCAATCATGGCATTGCTCATCATTCTATGGATCCCCGTTGGTTTCATCCTTGCTTGCTTGCGCATTGCTGCTGGATCACTCCTCCCTATGCCAATTGTCTACTACGCATTTTGGGTACTAGGCGTTCGTGTAACCGTTAAGGGTATCCCTCCACCTCCTGTGAGGAAATCGGGTGTCCTCTTTATTTGTTCCCACAGGACTCTTCTTGACCCTATCTTTCTCTCCACCGCCCTTGGCCGACCTATTCCAGCTGTTACATACTCCGTTTCACGACTCTCTGAGATCATTTCACCGATTAAAACAGTTAGACTGAATCGTGATCGAGCTTTGGATGCTTCCATGATCAAGAAACTCCTACAAGAAGGCGATCTTGCAATTTGCCCCGAGGGGACTACTTGTAGGGAACCGTTTCTTCTTAGGTTTTCGGCCTTGTTTGCTGAGTTAACCGATGAGCTCGTGCCGGTGGCCATGGTGAATAAGATGAGCATGTTTCATGGTACCACGGCGAGAGGATGGAAAGGGATGGACCCCTTTTACTTTTTCATGAACCCTAGCCCAGCTTATGAAGTTACATTCTTGAACAAGTTGCCCTATGAGATAACTTGCAACTCTGGCCAAAAATCAAGTCATGAAGTGGCTAATTACATACAAAGGGTCATTGCTGCAACCCTTAGTTATGAGTGTACTACTTTTACAAGGAAGGATAAGTATCGTGCACTTGCTGGAAATGATGGCGCTGTTGTGGAGAAGCCTAAGACCAAGAAGCGTATAATGGGATGCTAA